The following coding sequences lie in one Ostrea edulis chromosome 8, xbOstEdul1.1, whole genome shotgun sequence genomic window:
- the LOC130049114 gene encoding receptor-type tyrosine-protein phosphatase U-like isoform X1 encodes MIKAPFHVQNKTEYIKKLESMSKDQPANGSELRQEFKNLFSLRPSYTEVDYKFALQAGNEISSILPLDKYSLFLTSSVPNRTSYINAINLPSSTNNKAFIVTHYPPPEDAVDFLRLLTDHESQVVVCMDPLTNVASSKNWLPRMGCSLSVSPFTVHCKQEEITKFKCTTVDIVRNGMNNETCSVVIVEPIYNLKSSGEPGGGIGYSDALNDARIVELTYVFQ; translated from the exons ATGATTAAAGCACCATTCCATGTGCAAAATAAAACTGAATATATCAAGAAATTGGAGTCGATGTCTAAAGATCAACCGGCTAATGGAAGTGAACTTAGACAGGAGTTCAAG AATTTATTCAGTTTGCGGCCATCGTACACTGAAGTTGATTACAAGTTTGCTCTACAGGCTGGGAATGAAATATCTTCCATCCTACCAC TTGACAAGTACAGTCTCTTCCTAACCTCCAGTGTACCAAACCGTACCAGTTACATCAATGCAATTAATCTTCCT TCTTCCACCAACAACAAGGCATTTATTGTAACACATTATCCACCACCAGAGGACGCTGTTGACTTTCTGCGCCTGCTTACAGATCATGAATCCCAAGTAGTGGTTTGTATGGATCCCCTCACCAATGTGGCGTCA AGCAAGAATTGGCTGCCAAGGATGGGTTGTTCCCTTAGTGTATCTCCATTCACCGTACACTGCAAGCAAGAGGAAATCACGAAGTTTAAGTGCACCACAGTAGATATTGTTCGGAATGGG ATGAATAATGAAACATGCTCTGTTGTAATTGTGGAGCCAATCTATAATCTGAAATCAAGCGGGGAGCCTGGTGGAGGGATTGGGTATAGCGACGCTTTAAATGATGCACGTATTGTTGAGTTAACGTATGTATTCCAATGA
- the LOC130049114 gene encoding uncharacterized protein LOC130049114 isoform X2, which yields MCKIKLNISRNWSRCLKINRLMEVNLDRSSRIYSVCGHRTLKLITSLLYRLGMKYLPSYHSSTNNKAFIVTHYPPPEDAVDFLRLLTDHESQVVVCMDPLTNVASSKNWLPRMGCSLSVSPFTVHCKQEEITKFKCTTVDIVRNGMNNETCSVVIVEPIYNLKSSGEPGGGIGYSDALNDARIVELTYVFQ from the exons ATGTGCAAAATAAAACTGAATATATCAAGAAATTGGAGTCGATGTCTAAAGATCAACCGGCTAATGGAAGTGAACTTAGACAGGAGTTCAAG AATTTATTCAGTTTGCGGCCATCGTACACTGAAGTTGATTACAAGTTTGCTCTACAGGCTGGGAATGAAATATCTTCCATCCTACCAC TCTTCCACCAACAACAAGGCATTTATTGTAACACATTATCCACCACCAGAGGACGCTGTTGACTTTCTGCGCCTGCTTACAGATCATGAATCCCAAGTAGTGGTTTGTATGGATCCCCTCACCAATGTGGCGTCA AGCAAGAATTGGCTGCCAAGGATGGGTTGTTCCCTTAGTGTATCTCCATTCACCGTACACTGCAAGCAAGAGGAAATCACGAAGTTTAAGTGCACCACAGTAGATATTGTTCGGAATGGG ATGAATAATGAAACATGCTCTGTTGTAATTGTGGAGCCAATCTATAATCTGAAATCAAGCGGGGAGCCTGGTGGAGGGATTGGGTATAGCGACGCTTTAAATGATGCACGTATTGTTGAGTTAACGTATGTATTCCAATGA